Proteins encoded in a region of the Paenibacillus sp. W2I17 genome:
- a CDS encoding Ig-like domain-containing protein, with the protein MNRIKLALRGTLALMIALTVLVPSLALAATGDVTSIEITNSSPQKMSVSETAKLQVMATVEGFDNKQDVTEGVTWSTSNAAVATMVKGKVKAVAAGEATIFAQVDGAKAQLVVQVQEKIKSIKASPKSYSFVKGSESTLPKVSITRANGKEEDVTSEIVWSVSTSSAVLENGKIKGVTPGRVLLQGKYGTTIVKVPVAVTDEITKVEVTPATMQLNIKKSKALKVIGTYANGKTINLSKQVIWTSSNTNVAIVKNGAVKTLTEGQATLTGTYQNQTIKAEVTVVPLLKKLITGQKKLVLSPQGSTTLSVMAQYDTGKTTVVTNSAVWSSTKPGVATVTNGKIVAVGKGKTSITAKWGNKKVTIPVTVK; encoded by the coding sequence ATGAATAGAATCAAACTGGCGCTTCGAGGCACACTTGCTCTAATGATTGCATTGACCGTACTGGTCCCTTCGTTGGCTTTGGCGGCTACCGGTGACGTGACATCGATTGAAATTACCAATAGCAGCCCGCAGAAGATGAGTGTTTCCGAGACAGCTAAGCTTCAGGTGATGGCAACCGTAGAAGGTTTTGATAACAAGCAGGATGTTACCGAAGGCGTGACTTGGTCCACCAGTAATGCAGCGGTTGCGACGATGGTGAAAGGCAAAGTCAAGGCTGTGGCCGCGGGCGAAGCAACCATTTTTGCACAGGTAGACGGGGCTAAAGCCCAGTTGGTTGTCCAAGTTCAGGAGAAGATCAAAAGCATCAAAGCTTCACCGAAATCCTACAGTTTTGTTAAAGGCAGTGAAAGCACCCTTCCGAAAGTAAGCATTACCCGTGCGAATGGTAAGGAAGAGGATGTGACGTCTGAGATTGTGTGGTCCGTATCCACTTCTTCGGCTGTGCTGGAAAACGGTAAAATCAAAGGCGTTACACCCGGCAGAGTATTGCTGCAAGGCAAGTACGGAACAACGATTGTAAAAGTTCCTGTTGCCGTGACGGACGAGATTACCAAAGTTGAAGTCACTCCTGCCACAATGCAGCTGAACATCAAGAAGTCCAAAGCGTTGAAGGTGATCGGCACCTACGCAAACGGCAAAACGATCAACCTTTCGAAACAAGTGATATGGACCTCTTCCAATACAAATGTAGCTATCGTGAAAAATGGAGCCGTTAAGACGCTGACCGAGGGACAAGCCACCTTGACAGGAACTTATCAAAATCAGACAATAAAGGCAGAGGTTACCGTTGTACCTCTACTCAAAAAGTTGATTACTGGCCAGAAAAAACTGGTTTTGTCCCCACAGGGAAGTACAACGCTGAGTGTGATGGCCCAGTATGATACGGGCAAGACCACTGTTGTGACCAACAGTGCGGTGTGGAGCAGCACAAAGCCGGGCGTAGCGACAGTAACAAATGGCAAGATCGTGGCTGTAGGCAAAGGTAAAACGTCCATAACAGCCAAGTGGGGCAACAAAAAAGTGACGATCCCTGTTACGGTAAAATAA
- a CDS encoding TetR family transcriptional regulator, with protein MTEPELDIKTRILLAAKKLFAQQGYDGTSVRQICDEAGANVSLVSYHFGGKEKVFEALFEHFFPGHMMNSLAEESMSSPVEGIRRIIGEVVKFTMTDREMSDIVQLEITLRTHRTATVFRFLDPVWTRVRELLQEGKDQGLFQVESVSYAMLQVMGVALAHKRAKNSRFGFDYQDMNTDELAEQTIEFVLRGLGVNSHE; from the coding sequence ATGACGGAACCGGAGTTGGATATCAAAACGAGGATATTGCTTGCAGCCAAGAAGCTTTTTGCACAGCAAGGGTATGACGGGACGAGTGTTCGTCAAATATGTGATGAGGCAGGTGCCAATGTGTCGTTGGTGTCTTATCATTTTGGCGGAAAAGAAAAGGTGTTCGAAGCATTATTTGAGCATTTTTTCCCTGGGCATATGATGAACTCGCTGGCGGAAGAGTCGATGTCCTCGCCTGTGGAAGGTATCCGCCGAATTATTGGTGAAGTTGTGAAGTTCACGATGACGGATCGGGAGATGAGCGATATTGTGCAGCTTGAAATTACACTGCGTACACATCGTACAGCTACCGTATTTCGTTTTCTAGACCCTGTATGGACCCGAGTGAGGGAACTGCTGCAAGAAGGAAAAGACCAGGGATTGTTCCAGGTCGAGTCCGTATCTTATGCGATGCTTCAGGTTATGGGTGTGGCTTTGGCGCACAAACGGGCCAAGAATTCACGATTTGGCTTTGATTATCAGGATATGAATACCGACGAGCTTGCTGAGCAGACAATTGAGTTCGTATTACGAGGATTGGGAGTGAACAGCCATGAATGA
- a CDS encoding VOC family protein has translation MSFQKRIDHVGIAVRDLETTLRFYTEIVGLELKDRVTHTNGVIQLAFLGFNGSNETEIELIQGYSDKLPSEGTVHHFAIHVDDLDSEYKRIQATEAEFIDGEIITLPNGYRYFFIYGPEKEWIEFFQR, from the coding sequence ATGAGTTTTCAAAAACGCATTGACCACGTCGGCATTGCTGTGCGTGATCTGGAGACCACGCTGCGTTTCTATACGGAGATTGTTGGTCTTGAATTGAAAGACCGGGTAACCCATACCAACGGCGTCATTCAGCTCGCCTTCCTTGGCTTCAATGGAAGTAATGAGACTGAGATTGAGTTAATTCAAGGATACAGCGACAAGCTGCCTTCCGAAGGTACGGTACACCATTTTGCGATCCACGTGGACGATCTTGATTCTGAGTACAAACGCATCCAAGCCACCGAGGCCGAATTTATTGATGGAGAGATTATTACACTGCCTAACGGTTACCGCTATTTCTTCATCTATGGACCTGAAAAGGAATGGATTGAGTTCTTCCAGCGCTAA
- a CDS encoding thiamine-binding protein: MASTLLSIQVIPKTPNGENSYPYVDRAIEVIQQSGLKYQVNALDTTMEGELEELLEVVRKMHEVLVEAGSPSIISQIKIAHSPTGFSMDTLTEKYR; this comes from the coding sequence ATGGCAAGCACATTACTTAGCATTCAGGTTATTCCGAAAACGCCAAATGGCGAGAACTCTTATCCTTACGTTGATCGCGCCATTGAAGTTATTCAGCAATCCGGCCTGAAATATCAGGTGAACGCGCTCGACACCACGATGGAAGGTGAACTGGAGGAACTGCTGGAAGTTGTACGTAAAATGCACGAGGTACTTGTGGAGGCTGGCAGCCCAAGCATCATCTCCCAGATCAAAATCGCCCATAGCCCTACTGGCTTCAGCATGGATACCCTGACGGAGAAGTATCGCTAA
- the nfsA gene encoding oxygen-insensitive NADPH nitroreductase, with translation MNETIELMMKHRSVRKFKPDPVSDEQLAAIVAAGQMASSSSSVQAYTVIAVTDLEQKAKLAELAGNQAYVNECPVFLVWCADLYRLSDAAKRHLPEKESYADSTENFMVATIDAALASQNAALAAESLGFGIVYIGGLRTRIEEVAELLGLPEGVYPVYGMCIGVADQETGIRPRLPLNAVLHRNRYNAEQSIKGVEQYDETTTAYMKERTNGERTTPWSELMAKRLTEPTRLQVRPFLEGKGFLKR, from the coding sequence ATGAATGAAACCATTGAGTTGATGATGAAACACCGCTCTGTACGCAAATTCAAGCCAGACCCGGTAAGTGATGAGCAGCTTGCAGCCATCGTAGCGGCTGGGCAGATGGCTTCCTCTTCAAGTAGTGTGCAAGCATATACCGTAATTGCTGTGACTGATTTAGAGCAAAAAGCCAAGCTGGCTGAATTGGCAGGCAATCAGGCCTATGTCAATGAATGTCCGGTGTTTCTCGTATGGTGTGCTGATCTGTATCGACTGAGTGATGCTGCGAAACGTCATCTTCCTGAGAAGGAATCGTATGCTGATTCAACCGAGAATTTCATGGTAGCCACAATTGATGCTGCACTGGCTTCCCAGAACGCCGCTCTGGCAGCAGAGTCACTAGGGTTCGGAATCGTATATATTGGCGGGCTTCGTACCCGGATTGAGGAAGTTGCTGAGCTGTTGGGATTGCCGGAAGGGGTATATCCGGTGTATGGCATGTGTATTGGTGTTGCAGATCAGGAAACGGGAATTCGCCCGCGGTTGCCACTTAATGCAGTTCTGCATCGTAATCGTTATAATGCCGAGCAGAGCATCAAAGGTGTTGAGCAGTATGATGAGACAACGACAGCCTACATGAAAGAACGGACTAACGGTGAAAGAACGACTCCATGGTCCGAACTGATGGCGAAGCGCTTGACTGAGCCGACAAGGTTGCAAGTGAGACCGTTCTTGGAAGGCAAAGGATTCTTGAAGCGTTAA
- a CDS encoding NAD(P)-dependent oxidoreductase translates to MNILITGAAGKIGRDLSQHLSEAYHLRLTDLNIDRLHTYQETDHEIMTLDVTDPEACQHACEGMDVVVHLAGDPSPNAGFFESLLDINIKGTFNVFRAAKDQGVQRVILASSAQTIEGYPIDAQVYPDMPTRPRNLYGVSKCFGESLASYFAYTEGLQSVAIRIGAYDDFQPDGPALEARDMSAYISPADLCDLMFKAITATNLEPFTILHGISNNRFKRLNLETTQKQVGYAPKSDAFALSQISLYDSPR, encoded by the coding sequence ATGAACATTTTAATTACCGGCGCAGCCGGGAAAATTGGAAGGGACTTGTCCCAACACTTGTCAGAAGCATATCACCTGCGACTAACAGATTTGAATATCGACAGACTGCATACGTATCAAGAAACCGACCATGAGATCATGACACTGGATGTGACAGACCCTGAAGCCTGTCAGCATGCTTGCGAAGGCATGGATGTGGTAGTACATCTGGCGGGAGACCCTTCCCCGAATGCCGGATTCTTTGAATCGTTGTTGGACATCAATATCAAAGGTACATTTAATGTATTCCGTGCAGCTAAGGACCAAGGTGTGCAAAGAGTCATTCTGGCGAGCAGTGCACAGACGATTGAGGGGTATCCCATTGATGCTCAAGTCTATCCGGACATGCCAACACGCCCACGGAATTTGTACGGGGTTAGCAAATGTTTTGGAGAATCGCTCGCTTCCTATTTTGCGTATACCGAAGGTTTACAAAGTGTAGCAATACGTATAGGTGCATATGATGATTTTCAACCGGACGGACCAGCGCTGGAAGCAAGGGATATGAGCGCGTATATTAGTCCGGCTGACTTGTGTGATTTGATGTTCAAAGCCATTACAGCTACCAATCTGGAGCCTTTCACCATACTGCATGGGATCTCGAATAATCGGTTTAAACGATTGAATCTGGAAACCACTCAGAAACAGGTAGGTTATGCCCCAAAATCCGATGCTTTTGCACTCAGCCAGATTTCCTTATATGATTCGCCACGATAA
- a CDS encoding sugar MFS transporter: MKKLLWIGCLSYFLIGLAHVVLGSILPVALEHYGKDYSQGGTLIFAQFAGFLGGVLLSPWLNRRFGKRGGLLIATALLCIAELSYMLLPPWGWMFVIAPAAGFGFGMVEAVIGTIIIAAIKDNTAVAMSRLEVLFGIGAMVMPLIASGLIAAGYWRLSFLVVAICAALTFVFWAKGSFGELDKFLERQNSNHASLNTHSAGTSGEMHPASASTSSPTYRGSNRTLLVLFVLFFFLYVGTEMSLANFMPAILIEKMNMKEAGAALSVTCFWIAMSVGRLFAGYIAEKFQYRVYVLYSCLASVLLLMVFPFTNQIWSAFLIILLLGLAMSGIFSIALVFASKLLPGTEESTPSILIASGGVGGAILPLTTGWSLDHLAVNQSAWMLAIFAVGLFVISVITYQWQNKHIVNSAT, encoded by the coding sequence ATGAAAAAATTACTTTGGATCGGATGTCTGTCCTATTTCCTGATTGGACTTGCCCACGTTGTGCTCGGTTCCATTCTGCCGGTTGCACTTGAACATTATGGCAAAGATTATAGCCAAGGCGGAACGCTGATCTTCGCTCAATTTGCCGGATTCCTGGGTGGTGTATTGTTATCTCCATGGCTGAACAGACGCTTTGGTAAACGGGGAGGCCTGTTAATCGCCACAGCACTGCTCTGTATCGCAGAATTATCCTATATGCTGCTGCCCCCATGGGGCTGGATGTTCGTCATCGCACCCGCAGCTGGCTTCGGATTCGGAATGGTTGAAGCTGTTATTGGAACCATTATCATCGCTGCAATCAAAGACAATACAGCCGTTGCCATGAGTCGACTGGAAGTGTTATTCGGGATCGGCGCGATGGTCATGCCGCTCATTGCCAGTGGTCTGATTGCTGCCGGATACTGGCGCCTTTCCTTTCTCGTTGTTGCGATCTGCGCCGCGCTGACCTTTGTTTTCTGGGCGAAAGGATCATTTGGAGAGCTCGATAAGTTTCTGGAGCGACAGAATTCAAATCATGCTTCCTTAAATACGCACTCTGCTGGGACATCGGGTGAGATGCATCCCGCATCTGCAAGTACATCCAGTCCAACCTATCGTGGCAGTAACAGGACTCTTCTGGTATTATTCGTCCTGTTCTTCTTCCTCTATGTTGGCACAGAGATGAGTCTTGCGAACTTCATGCCGGCGATCCTGATTGAGAAAATGAACATGAAGGAAGCCGGAGCAGCGCTTAGTGTCACCTGTTTCTGGATTGCCATGTCCGTGGGACGACTCTTCGCCGGGTATATCGCAGAGAAATTCCAATACCGCGTCTATGTTCTGTACAGTTGTCTTGCATCTGTTCTTTTGTTAATGGTATTTCCATTTACAAACCAAATCTGGTCTGCATTTCTCATCATCTTACTGCTTGGACTTGCGATGTCAGGGATATTCTCCATTGCCCTTGTCTTTGCCAGTAAACTGCTGCCCGGAACAGAAGAATCCACACCCAGCATTTTGATTGCCTCAGGTGGGGTTGGCGGTGCCATTCTGCCTTTGACTACGGGGTGGAGTCTTGATCATCTGGCGGTTAATCAGTCTGCATGGATGCTTGCCATCTTTGCAGTTGGCCTGTTTGTCATTAGCGTAATCACGTATCAATGGCAGAACAAACATATAGTGAATTCTGCGACTTAA
- a CDS encoding ABC transporter substrate-binding protein: MKWRKTMGLLLLCVLMVTVAACGGKEAAPAGQNGNTNTESSNEGDTAALKDIKVVLDWTPNTNHTGLYAAVDQGFYKAEGLNVEIVQPGAGGADTMVASNEVPFGVSYQESVTQARTQGVPLVSIAAVIQHNTSGFAAPADRNIKSPKDFEGKTYGGWGSPVEEAVMQSIMEGDGADVSKVKNINMGDADFFTAVKRDIDFAWIFYAWTGIEAELRGEPIDMLYVKDYSDALDYYTPVLVTNEQTIQNDPELVKAFLKATSEGYQYAIDHPEDAANILIKAVPDLDKDLVLASQKWLSPKYTDDAPRWGEQKQEVWQNYTDWMFSKKLLDEQIDVSKAYTNEFLPQ; the protein is encoded by the coding sequence ATGAAATGGCGTAAAACGATGGGATTGTTGCTCTTATGCGTGCTTATGGTGACTGTAGCCGCATGTGGTGGCAAAGAAGCTGCCCCAGCTGGGCAGAACGGCAACACAAATACGGAAAGCAGCAACGAAGGTGACACTGCCGCCCTGAAAGATATTAAAGTGGTGCTCGACTGGACACCAAATACGAATCATACCGGCCTGTATGCGGCTGTAGATCAAGGTTTTTATAAGGCCGAAGGCTTGAACGTGGAGATTGTACAACCAGGCGCCGGTGGCGCAGATACGATGGTCGCCTCCAATGAAGTACCGTTTGGCGTAAGTTATCAGGAGAGTGTAACTCAAGCCCGCACACAGGGTGTTCCTCTCGTCTCCATTGCAGCAGTTATTCAGCATAATACATCCGGGTTCGCTGCTCCGGCAGATCGGAATATCAAATCACCGAAAGATTTTGAAGGTAAAACCTATGGCGGTTGGGGTTCCCCAGTCGAAGAAGCCGTGATGCAATCCATTATGGAAGGCGACGGAGCCGATGTATCGAAAGTGAAAAACATTAATATGGGTGACGCCGACTTTTTCACCGCAGTAAAACGGGACATTGATTTTGCATGGATTTTCTACGCATGGACGGGTATTGAAGCCGAACTGCGCGGGGAACCAATCGACATGTTATATGTGAAGGATTATTCAGATGCACTGGATTATTACACGCCTGTCCTCGTAACCAACGAGCAGACGATCCAAAACGACCCCGAGTTGGTGAAAGCATTCCTGAAAGCCACCTCCGAAGGGTATCAATACGCAATTGATCATCCCGAAGACGCAGCGAACATTCTGATCAAGGCCGTACCGGATCTGGATAAAGACCTCGTACTGGCAAGCCAGAAGTGGCTCAGTCCAAAATACACGGATGACGCCCCGCGTTGGGGTGAGCAAAAACAGGAAGTGTGGCAGAACTACACCGACTGGATGTTTAGCAAAAAACTGCTTGATGAACAGATCGATGTGAGCAAGGCATATACAAACGAGTTCTTACCCCAATAA
- a CDS encoding ABC transporter ATP-binding protein, which produces MEPKHGEKLHHATPNRPAAPASIPPALDVVDVHASFRERRSKLPVLNGLSMTVEQGEFVAIVGPSGCGKSTLFHIIGGLLKPQEGQVLMNGQNVTGQRGKISYMPQQPALFPWRTIEDNVLLAGEVASSAPPRTEALAEARKWLSSVGLAGFEQAYPHMLSGGMQQRAAFLRALLSPQELMLLDEPFSALDALTRSDMQRWLLDIWEQNRRSVLFITHNIEEALLLADRVYVLSNRPATVLHEVHVPFDRPRREEITEESAFLARKREIAQWMREEQQKARLS; this is translated from the coding sequence ATGGAGCCAAAGCATGGTGAAAAGCTTCACCATGCTACCCCTAATCGACCTGCTGCTCCTGCTTCGATTCCACCTGCACTGGACGTCGTTGATGTTCATGCATCATTCCGTGAACGGCGCAGCAAGCTACCGGTTCTGAACGGCCTGTCCATGACTGTGGAGCAAGGCGAGTTTGTTGCTATCGTTGGACCTTCTGGCTGTGGCAAGAGCACCCTGTTCCATATCATCGGCGGTCTGCTGAAGCCACAGGAAGGCCAAGTGCTTATGAACGGTCAGAATGTAACGGGACAGCGTGGCAAGATTAGTTATATGCCACAACAACCCGCTCTTTTCCCTTGGCGCACCATTGAAGACAATGTACTGCTCGCTGGAGAAGTAGCTTCAAGTGCTCCCCCCCGGACCGAAGCACTTGCAGAAGCTCGTAAGTGGTTAAGCAGCGTGGGTCTTGCCGGGTTCGAGCAGGCATACCCTCATATGCTGTCGGGCGGAATGCAGCAGCGTGCTGCATTTCTGCGCGCCCTGCTCAGTCCGCAGGAACTCATGCTGCTGGACGAACCTTTCAGCGCGCTGGATGCACTGACACGTAGCGACATGCAGCGCTGGCTGCTCGATATCTGGGAACAGAACCGCCGCTCGGTGCTGTTCATCACCCATAATATCGAAGAAGCATTGCTGCTAGCGGATCGGGTCTATGTATTATCCAACCGACCTGCAACGGTGTTGCACGAGGTGCATGTTCCTTTTGATCGCCCAAGACGAGAAGAAATTACGGAGGAATCCGCATTCCTTGCGCGTAAACGGGAGATTGCTCAGTGGATGCGAGAAGAACAGCAGAAAGCCCGCCTATCTTGA
- a CDS encoding TatD family hydrolase, which translates to MTTRRNSLVHSQAFAPFIDAHIHFDQYTSDEQREMLLSFPSQQVEAVIAVSMNLASAQANLELAKQHPRNIYPAFGFHPEQELPSIAEMDLFFQWIEKHMGQATAIGEVGLPYYNRQEAEQTGQRFDQSGYIKLLERFIQLAKKHNKPLVLHAVYEDADIVCDLLEQNQFRRAHFHWFKGSRETIRRMADNGYFISFTPDIHYEEEIRELARQYPSEQVMAETDGPWTFQGPFQGRMTHPAMTRQVIQAWSEITGMGTERAARLFYQNTKRFYGLT; encoded by the coding sequence ATGACCACAAGGAGGAATTCCCTCGTGCATTCTCAAGCTTTTGCACCATTCATTGATGCTCATATTCACTTCGATCAGTATACCTCTGACGAACAACGCGAAATGCTCCTATCTTTCCCGTCTCAGCAAGTCGAGGCAGTCATCGCCGTGTCCATGAATCTCGCTTCTGCCCAGGCTAATCTGGAGCTTGCAAAACAACATCCACGTAATATCTATCCGGCCTTCGGTTTCCATCCGGAACAGGAACTGCCGTCCATTGCAGAAATGGACCTGTTCTTCCAATGGATCGAGAAGCATATGGGACAAGCTACAGCCATCGGAGAGGTTGGCCTTCCCTATTACAATCGTCAGGAAGCGGAGCAGACAGGGCAGCGCTTCGATCAGAGCGGGTATATCAAGCTGCTTGAACGTTTCATCCAACTTGCCAAAAAGCATAACAAACCACTTGTCCTTCATGCGGTATACGAAGATGCGGATATCGTCTGTGATTTGCTGGAGCAAAATCAGTTCCGCCGTGCTCATTTCCACTGGTTCAAGGGATCTCGCGAAACCATTAGACGCATGGCTGATAATGGATATTTCATCTCTTTCACGCCAGATATTCATTACGAAGAAGAGATTCGTGAACTCGCCCGGCAATATCCATCAGAACAAGTGATGGCCGAGACCGACGGACCTTGGACCTTCCAAGGACCATTTCAGGGACGAATGACACACCCCGCCATGACCAGACAGGTTATCCAGGCATGGAGTGAGATCACCGGCATGGGAACCGAGCGGGCCGCCCGTCTTTTTTATCAGAACACAAAGCGTTTCTATGGCTTAACTTGA
- the serS gene encoding serine--tRNA ligase, with the protein MLEMKWIRAHAEEVQAAADGKKIKINIRTLLERDEERRALLQEIEEGRRLRNTLSADIGKLMQAGNREQAEGLRAQVKQLNEQLEQVEAKLAPVQEEVTKLQWLVPNIVSPDTPNGSSDADNVELRRVGEVPTFEYNTKDHVELGELHDLIDIPRGVKIGGTRSYVLKGAGLLLHRAVQQLALDLLLKHGFTPMEVPLMVREDALVNTGFFPTGRDQVYELEGENKWLVGTSEVPLVSYYADEIVDVQEPVKLAAVSTCFRNEVGSGGRDVRGLYRVHQFAKVEQVILCAPDAEESERMLQEITGHAEELLQLLELPYRVVAVCTGDMSQKTYKQYDIETWMPSRGAYGETHSSSNLHDFQARRSNIRCLDAEGKLAYCHTLNNTAVASPRILIPLLENHQQEDGSIHIPEALRPYMGGAESLILPEQDKVN; encoded by the coding sequence ATGCTAGAAATGAAATGGATTCGGGCGCATGCAGAAGAGGTTCAGGCTGCAGCAGACGGGAAAAAAATCAAGATCAACATTCGCACATTGTTAGAGCGGGATGAAGAACGTAGAGCACTTTTGCAGGAAATTGAAGAAGGTCGCAGGTTGCGCAATACGTTATCTGCTGATATTGGTAAGCTAATGCAAGCGGGGAATCGGGAACAGGCCGAGGGTTTGCGCGCTCAGGTGAAACAGCTCAATGAACAGTTGGAACAGGTGGAAGCGAAGCTTGCCCCTGTGCAGGAGGAAGTAACCAAGCTGCAATGGCTGGTACCCAATATCGTATCACCGGATACCCCCAATGGCTCGTCGGATGCGGATAATGTAGAGCTGCGACGTGTGGGAGAGGTGCCAACGTTCGAGTATAACACCAAAGATCACGTGGAACTTGGGGAGTTGCATGATCTGATCGATATTCCTCGTGGAGTTAAGATTGGCGGTACGCGAAGTTATGTATTAAAAGGCGCTGGCCTGTTATTACATCGGGCAGTACAGCAACTTGCGCTTGATCTGCTGCTGAAGCACGGGTTTACACCGATGGAAGTACCGTTGATGGTCAGGGAGGACGCACTGGTGAACACCGGATTCTTCCCAACCGGTCGAGATCAGGTTTATGAACTCGAAGGGGAGAACAAGTGGCTGGTGGGAACTTCTGAAGTGCCGCTGGTCTCGTATTATGCGGATGAGATTGTTGATGTTCAAGAGCCTGTGAAGCTGGCCGCGGTATCGACGTGTTTCCGCAATGAGGTTGGCTCCGGCGGACGTGATGTGCGCGGATTGTATCGTGTGCACCAATTTGCCAAAGTTGAGCAGGTCATTCTCTGTGCTCCTGATGCGGAAGAATCGGAGCGCATGTTACAGGAGATTACGGGACACGCCGAAGAATTGCTGCAATTACTGGAACTGCCGTATCGTGTTGTCGCCGTATGTACCGGAGATATGTCGCAGAAAACGTACAAACAGTATGACATCGAGACCTGGATGCCGAGCCGCGGTGCATATGGAGAAACCCATTCGTCGTCGAATCTGCATGATTTTCAGGCTCGCCGTTCGAACATTCGTTGCCTGGATGCCGAAGGCAAGTTGGCCTACTGTCACACGTTGAATAATACGGCGGTGGCATCGCCGCGTATCCTGATTCCTTTGCTTGAGAATCATCAGCAGGAGGATGGAAGTATTCACATTCCGGAAGCCCTGCGGCCCTATATGGGCGGGGCCGAGAGCTTGATTTTGCCAGAGCAGGATAAAGTGAATTAG
- a CDS encoding ABC transporter permease: MPAYFKSVWPPIVAVILFIAIWQGAVSLFHIEKWMLPAPSDIAREAATQAERLGMHASATIQLTLIGFAAGTAVGLLIAMVLHLVPFLKSALYPLLILSQNIPTIALAPLLLIWFGFGLLPKLITIILVCFFPVAVAAMDGLTRTDAAMMNYMRMAGAKRHQIFWKLELPHALPSVFSGVKIAATYSVMGAIIAEWIGADKGIGYYMMLQKSAYRTDRLFVAIMIIVALSLLLFLFIALLEKLLVRWRPQKR, translated from the coding sequence ATGCCTGCCTATTTCAAAAGTGTATGGCCGCCCATTGTGGCGGTTATTCTCTTTATAGCGATATGGCAGGGAGCCGTCTCCCTCTTCCATATTGAGAAATGGATGCTGCCTGCACCATCCGACATCGCCCGCGAAGCGGCAACCCAGGCCGAACGACTTGGTATGCACGCTTCCGCAACCATTCAGTTAACGCTGATTGGATTCGCGGCTGGAACAGCGGTTGGATTACTGATTGCAATGGTGCTGCATTTGGTTCCTTTTCTCAAGTCGGCCCTGTACCCTCTACTTATTCTTAGTCAAAATATCCCAACTATCGCGCTCGCGCCGCTCCTGTTAATCTGGTTCGGATTCGGGCTGTTGCCCAAGCTGATTACCATCATCCTGGTCTGTTTCTTCCCCGTTGCAGTGGCGGCTATGGACGGCTTGACCCGTACAGATGCAGCGATGATGAACTATATGCGCATGGCTGGTGCGAAACGTCATCAGATTTTCTGGAAGCTGGAGCTTCCCCATGCGCTGCCATCCGTGTTCTCCGGTGTCAAAATCGCCGCTACCTATAGCGTGATGGGTGCCATCATCGCCGAATGGATTGGTGCAGACAAGGGTATTGGTTATTATATGATGCTGCAAAAGTCGGCTTATCGTACGGACCGCCTATTCGTGGCGATCATGATTATTGTCGCGCTCAGCTTGCTGCTCTTCCTGTTCATTGCCCTGCTGGAGAAGCTGCTCGTGCGCTGGCGGCCACAGAAGCGGTAG